Proteins co-encoded in one Gossypium arboreum isolate Shixiya-1 chromosome 11, ASM2569848v2, whole genome shotgun sequence genomic window:
- the LOC108472672 gene encoding endochitinase produces the protein MDIKMLYGLLTLTSLAILLQGLGTSAQQCGRQAGGALCANRLCCSQHGWCGSTPEYCGTGCQSQCGGSTPTPIGGNGVGSIITRDLFNQMLKYRNDPRCPSNGFYTYDAFIAAARSFNGFGTTGDLATRKRELAAFFGQTSHETTGGWPTAPDGPYAWGYCFIREQNNPGPYCTPGSWPCAPGRLYFGRGPIQLTHNYNYGPAGRAIGEDLINNPDIVATNAIISFKTAIWFWMTPQGNKPSCHSVIIGQWRPSGADTEAGRVPGYGVITNIINGGLECGRGPDNRVASRIGFYRRYCDILGINYGSNLDCYNQRPFG, from the exons ATGGATATAAAAATGTTGTATGGTCTTTTGACTTTAACTAGTCTAGCAATTCTCTTGCAAGGCCTAGGAACATCAGCACAACAGTGCGGAAGACAAGCGGGAGGTGCACTCTGTGCAAACAGACTGTGTTGCAGCCAACATGGGTGGTGTGGCAGCACACCTGAGTACTGTGGAACTGGCTGCCAGAGCCAGTGTGGTGGCTCCACTCCAACCCCTATTGGTGGGAATGGTGTTGGCAGCATTATCACTCGTGACCTTTTTAATCAAATGCTTAAGTATCGAAATGATCCAAGATGTCCCAGCAATGGTTTCTATACTTATGATGCTTTCATTGCTGCTGCTCGATCTTTTAATGGATTTGGCACAACCGGAGACCTTGCAACCAGAAAGAGAGAGCTCGCTGCTTTCTTTGGTCAAACCTCTCATGAAACAACAGGTGGATGGCCAACTGCACCGGATGGTCCGTATGCATGGGGATATTGCTTTATTAGGGAACAAAACAACCCAGGTCCTTACTGTACTCCTGGCTCTTGGCCATGCGCTCCTGGCAGACTGTATTTTGGACGAGGACCCATTCAATTGACTCA CAACTACAACTATGGACCAGCTGGAAGAGCCATTGGAGAAGATTTGATAAATAATCCGGACATTGTAGCCACCAACGCAATAATATCCTTTAAGACAGCCATATGGTTTTGGATGACTCCACAGGGAAACAAACCGTCATGCCATAGCGTAATCATCGGGCAATGGAGACCGTCCGGTGCAGACACGGAAGCAGGCCGGGTCCCTGGTTATGGAGTCATCACTAACATAATTAATGGTGGGCTAGAGTGCGGTCGTGGTCCTGATAACAGGGTGGCTAGCAGGATTGGTTTCTACAGGAGGTACTGTGACATCTTGGGTATAAACTACGGAAGCAACTTGGATTGCTATAACCAAAGGCCTTTTGGCTGA